One Vicinamibacteria bacterium genomic window carries:
- a CDS encoding ABC transporter permease subunit, which yields VLIALVLGLAWTVPVGVRIGLSPRLARLAQPLAQVAASIPATALFPIVVVALARLGGGLDLAAVLLMLLGTQWYILFNVIAGAMTIPEDMKETVRVFRFRRIDRWRYLFLPAIFPHLVTGLVTAGGGAWNASIIAEYFHFGGQTLSTLGLGSTISHATDAGNFALLLGATVAMAATVVTFNRLVWRRFYRLAEERFTLEG from the coding sequence GGGTTCTGATCGCGCTCGTGCTGGGCCTGGCCTGGACCGTCCCCGTGGGCGTGCGCATCGGCCTCTCCCCCCGCCTCGCCCGGCTTGCCCAACCCCTAGCCCAAGTGGCGGCATCCATCCCCGCCACCGCGCTTTTTCCGATCGTGGTGGTGGCTTTGGCTCGCTTAGGGGGTGGGCTGGACCTGGCCGCAGTGCTGCTGATGCTGCTGGGAACCCAGTGGTACATCCTCTTCAACGTGATCGCGGGGGCCATGACCATCCCCGAGGACATGAAGGAGACAGTGCGGGTCTTCCGCTTCCGCCGCATCGACCGCTGGCGCTACCTCTTCCTGCCCGCCATCTTCCCCCACCTGGTGACGGGCCTGGTGACCGCGGGGGGCGGGGCCTGGAATGCGAGCATCATCGCCGAGTACTTTCATTTCGGAGGCCAGACCCTCTCCACCCTCGGCCTCGGCTCCACCATCAGCCACGCCACGGACGCCGGCAACTTCGCCCTGCTGCTGGGAGCGACGGTGGCCATGGCCGCCACCGTGGTCACCTTCAACCGGCTGGTCTGGCGGCGTTTTTACCGGCTGGCCGAGGAGCGATTCACCCTCGAGGGCTGA
- a CDS encoding carboxymuconolactone decarboxylase family protein, which produces MNEEKKAHHVPFPEEDNGSPRPQSTSYTMVDPRFRDIYFQFYKETYKPSVLDRKTKELIAISASLAAKCQGCLEGHIKKALKFGATRDEISESIAIAIGVNAAAIVDLTDIAADNLDLKLY; this is translated from the coding sequence TTGAACGAGGAAAAGAAGGCGCACCACGTGCCGTTCCCAGAGGAGGACAACGGGAGCCCCAGGCCCCAGTCCACCTCCTACACCATGGTGGATCCTCGCTTTCGGGACATCTACTTCCAGTTCTACAAGGAGACCTACAAGCCCTCGGTCCTCGACCGGAAGACCAAGGAGCTGATCGCCATCTCGGCCAGCCTGGCCGCCAAATGTCAGGGCTGCCTCGAGGGCCACATCAAGAAGGCCCTAAAGTTTGGCGCCACCCGCGACGAGATCTCCGAGAGCATTGCCATCGCGATCGGCGTGAACGCCGCCGCCATCGTCGACCTCACCGACATCGCCGCCGACAACCTGGATCTGAAGCTCTACTGA
- a CDS encoding alpha/beta fold hydrolase, with protein sequence MKWRRWARWLALLLGAGVLLFVFGWVPYFLGGLATTRQFHFQDKDNAGLTPASFSLAFEEVAFTAPDGVALRGWWVPAAQSQGTVVLVHGLNRSRIEMVRKVPFVHRLGWNALLFDLRHHGESGGSATTFGQREKEDIRAAIALTRGRAPGPVVLWGVSLGAAACVLAAAEDPTVAGVVSDSSFRDLADTVNHHLQLFRGFRWWLRIVPTWPVADEILFWMGRLGDFSPRAVDIRAAASHLSGRPVLFVANSEDRRMPKEIAFALQAAAGDQASVLVVPGKSHGGAYRDGTAAYESAVATLLASALNHPVAGQLATIR encoded by the coding sequence TTGAAGTGGCGGCGCTGGGCCCGCTGGCTGGCCCTCCTGCTCGGGGCGGGCGTTCTTCTCTTCGTCTTCGGCTGGGTGCCCTATTTTCTCGGGGGGCTGGCCACCACCCGCCAGTTCCACTTTCAGGACAAGGATAACGCCGGGCTCACACCGGCATCCTTTAGCCTGGCCTTCGAGGAGGTGGCCTTCACCGCCCCCGACGGCGTGGCCCTCCGCGGGTGGTGGGTGCCGGCGGCCCAGTCCCAGGGCACGGTGGTCCTGGTGCACGGCCTGAACCGTTCACGCATCGAGATGGTCCGGAAGGTACCCTTCGTTCACAGGCTGGGCTGGAATGCCCTGCTTTTCGATCTCCGCCACCATGGAGAGAGCGGCGGATCGGCCACCACCTTTGGCCAGCGGGAGAAAGAGGACATCCGGGCTGCCATTGCCCTGACCCGCGGCCGAGCCCCGGGACCGGTGGTGCTCTGGGGCGTCTCCTTGGGTGCGGCGGCCTGCGTCTTGGCCGCGGCGGAGGACCCCACGGTGGCGGGCGTCGTCTCGGACAGCAGCTTCCGCGACCTCGCCGACACCGTGAACCATCACCTCCAGCTGTTCCGCGGGTTCCGCTGGTGGCTGCGCATCGTGCCCACCTGGCCCGTGGCCGACGAGATCCTCTTCTGGATGGGGCGCCTCGGCGATTTCAGTCCGCGAGCGGTCGACATCCGGGCCGCGGCCAGCCACCTTTCCGGACGCCCGGTGCTGTTCGTGGCCAACTCCGAGGACCGCCGCATGCCCAAGGAGATTGCCTTTGCTCTCCAGGCGGCGGCTGGAGACCAGGCGTCCGTCCTGGTGGTTCCGGGCAAGAGCCACGGCGGCGCCTACCGGGACGGGACGGCCGCCTACGAGAGCGCGGTGGCGACCCTCCTGGCCAGCGCTCTCAACCACCCCGTGGCTGGCCAGCTGGCCACCATTCGATGA